In one window of Dromaius novaehollandiae isolate bDroNov1 chromosome W, bDroNov1.hap1, whole genome shotgun sequence DNA:
- the LOC135324409 gene encoding arrestin domain-containing protein 3: protein MVLGKVKSLTISFDCLNDSNVPVYSSGDTVSGRVNLEVTGEIRVKSLKIHARGHAKVRWTESRNAGSNTAYTQNYTEEVEYFNHKDILIGHERDDDNSEEGLHTLHSGRHEYAFSFELPQTPLATSFEGRHGSVRYWVKAELHRPWLLPVKLKKEFTVFEHIDINTPSLLSPQAGTKEKTLCCWFCTSGPISLSAKIERKGYTPGESIQIFAEIENCSSRMVVPKAAIYQTQAFYAKGKMKEVKQLVANLRGESLSSGKTETWNGKVLKIPPVSPSILDCSIIRVEYSLMVYVDIPGAMDLFLNLPLVIGTIPLHPFGSRTSSVSSQCSMNMNWLSLTLPERPEAPPSYAEVVTEEQRQSSLAPIAACDDFERALQGPLFAYIQEFRFLPPPLYSEIDPNPDQPTDDRPSCPSR from the exons ATGGTGCTGGGGAAGGTGAAGAGTTTGACAATAAGCTTTGACTGTCTCAATGACAGCAATGTCCCCGTCTATTCTAGCGGGGACACAGTCTCAGGAAGGGTCAATTTAGAAGTTACTGGGGAAATTAGAGTAAAATCTCTTAAAATTCATGCAAGAGGACATGCAAAAGTACGTTGGACTGAATCTAGAAATGCTGGATCCAACACTGCCTATACACAAAATTACACTGAAGAAGTAGAATATTTCAACCATAAGGACATCCTAATTGGGCACGAAAGAG ATGATGACAATTCTGAAGAAGGCCTTCACACTCTTCATTCAGGAAGGCATGAATATGCATTCAGCTTTGAGCTTCCACAGAC ACCACTTGCTACCTCATTCGAAGGCAGACATGGCAGTGTGCGCTATTGGGTGAAAGCCGAATTGCATAGGCCTTGGCTTCTACCAGTAAAATTAAAGAAGGAATTTACAGTCTTTGAACATATAGATATCAACACTCCTTCATTACTG TCACCCCAAGCAGGCACAAAAGAAAAGACTCTCTGTTGTTGGTTTTGTACCTCAGGCCCAATATCCTTAAGTGCCAAAATTGAAAGGAAGGGCTACACCCCAG gtgAATCAATTCAGATCTTTGCTGAGATTGAGAACTGCTCTTCCCGTATGGTGGTGCCAAAGGCAGCCATTTACCAAACACAGGCATTCTATGCCAAAGGGAAAATGAAGGAAGTCAAACAGCTTGTTGCCAACCTGCGTGGGGAGTCCCTGTCGTCTGGCAAAACAGAAACCTGGAATGGCAAAGTGTTGAAAATTCCACCTGTTTCCCCTTCAATTCTTGACTGTAGTATAATCCGTGTGGAGTATTCACTAATG gtgtatGTTGATATTCCAGGAGCCATGGATTTATTCCTTAACTTACCACTGGTCATTGGCACCATTCCTCTACACCCATTTGGTAGCAGAACATCAAGTGTGAGCAGCCAGTGTAGCATGAACATGAATTGGCTCAGTCTGACACTGCCTGAAAGACCAGAAG CACCTCCTAGCTATGCAGAAGTGGTCACAGAGGAACAGAGACAGTCCAGCCTTGCACCCATAGCTGCTTGTGATGACTTTGAGAGAGCGCTTCAAGGACCATTATTTGCATACATCCAGGAGTTTCGCTTTCTGCCTCCACCCCTCTATTCAGAA ATTGATCCAAACCCAGATCAGCCCACAGATGACAGACCATCTTGCCCCTCTCGTTGA